From the Methanocaldococcus fervens AG86 genome, the window TACAAAATCTTTTTTATATCTTTATTCTTTAAATCATTTAAAAGCTCTTTGCTATTATCTATCTTTAAATCTCCATTTAATGTATCTTCAATTAACTTTTCAACATTTATTCCAGTGCTGTAAGCTCCAAAATCAATAACATTTCCTGCTATTGTTGCTAAAACCTTCTTTCTCAATCTCTCAAGCTCATCATCTACACTACACATTTCCCTAACTTTATCCAAATACTGTAAAGCTATTTTATTAGCATTGTCTTTTAATTTTTTATAAGGATCGTTATTTCCGCTAATTCTTTTTAAATATCTATGAACTACAGTTCCCATCCATGCTGGAACTGCATTTTCCCCATAAACATCCTTAATAACGTCCATAGTACTTTTTATTAATTTAAATTGCTCTTTCTCATCTTCTGTTATTTCATTAGTGGCATCAACCACCTGCCTTATTATACAGATTGCACACTCTGGTTTTATCTTCATAGTATCACCGTAAAAAATAAATTATAAATAATGCTAAAACTTTAAAATATTTGGAGATAAATATGATCAACTTTGAAGTATTTAAAGAATTCTTATTAAATCTTATAAAAGATTATGGGTATTTTGGAATATTCTTAGCAGGATTTTCTGAGCCAATATTCCAGCCGTTTCCAACAGAGATATTTATTGTTTCAGGTATTTTATTGGGATTGGACTGGGTTTTAGTTTTAATTGTCTCAACAGTTGCATGCAATGTTGGAGCGGCAATTACATATTATCTTGCAAAAAATTATGGAGAATGGTTAATGCTAAAATTATTTGATGAAGAAAAAATAAGAAAAGGGACTATTCATTTCAAAAAATGGGGAGTCTTAGGGATTATAATTGCAAGTTTTACTCCAATTCCTTTTGAAGTCATATGCTGGATTTGCGGTAGTTTTGAAATGCCTTTTGAAAGATACATGTTTGCAGTATTTTTAAGTAGGTTAATTAGGCATGGAATGGTTATTTTACCATTTGCTTTGAAAAATCATATAATTTTGATTAATACTTGACATAAAAATTTTAATAAACACAGATTTATACTAAAAAAGGGTAATTATGGTTTGGTGATAAAATATGTGTTTGGCAATTCCATGTAAAGTCGTTGAAATTATAGAAGAGGATGGAGAAAAATACGCGATAGCTGAGTATAAAGGAGTTAAGCAAAAGGCAAAATTAACACTCTTAGATAAAGAGGTTAAAATAGGAGATTACATATTAATACACACAGGTTATGCTTTAGAGGTTTTAAGCGAAGAAGATGCTAAATTAAGTTTAGACGCTTGGGAAGAATTATTTAAAGCATTAGAAGAGATGGAACAATAGATTTTAATTTATTTAAATAAAATTTAAAAAAGAGATTTCTCTTTTTATTCTGGTTCAACCTTTACAGCTCCTGTTGGGCAAACATCTTCACAAACTCCACAGTAACTGCAATCTTCAGGTCTTGCAACAACTACTTTGTCTCCTTCAATTTCAAAAACTTCCATTGGGCAGTTGTTTGCACACTCTGCACATTCAGCTCCCTTACATAAGTTGTAATCTATTGTTACAGCCATTATTACCACCTCTAAGGTTTTAGTTAATTTTAAAATTAAAACTATAATTCCCATTTTCATTATAAATAATTATCGGAAAAATAAAAAATAGACAAAAACCTAAAACCTCCTTATATTTGGATTAACTGTCGCTCTTTCTATATTCCAAACTTCATTCAGCACATTTGAGGAGAGAGAAGGTCTTAAGAAAGGCACTTTAAAGCTAACTGCTATGTGGGCAAATGATGAGTTATTTCCAAATATTACAGGATAAGGCCCCTTATCCATAATGTAATTTATATAGTAATACATCTCAGTTATTGTCCCCATCTCATAAGGAAAAACCTTAACAAAATCGCTCTCTTCATAAATACTCTCAGTGCATAAAAATCCATCAAATTCTACAGGCTCCTCAACCTCTAAATAATCAATTTGGGATAAATCTTTATCTTTAACAATATCTTTTTTGGTGCTAAGCCCCAATAATATATCTAAATCCTCATCCTCTTTAATCTCATCTATCAGCTCTCTAATTTTTGGAATCTCATTAAAAACATCTTTGCATACATAGGCCCCATTGATATTTACAACATCATAATCCTCTGACAAAATATCTGAAAGCTTTAGATTCAAATTAACGATAT encodes:
- a CDS encoding YqaA family protein, producing MINFEVFKEFLLNLIKDYGYFGIFLAGFSEPIFQPFPTEIFIVSGILLGLDWVLVLIVSTVACNVGAAITYYLAKNYGEWLMLKLFDEEKIRKGTIHFKKWGVLGIIIASFTPIPFEVICWICGSFEMPFERYMFAVFLSRLIRHGMVILPFALKNHIILINT
- a CDS encoding damage-control phosphatase ARMT1 family protein, translating into MKIKPECAICIIRQVVDATNEITEDEKEQFKLIKSTMDVIKDVYGENAVPAWMGTVVHRYLKRISGNNDPYKKLKDNANKIALQYLDKVREMCSVDDELERLRKKVLATIAGNVIDFGAYSTGINVEKLIEDTLNGDLKIDNSKELLNDLKNKDIKKILYICDNAGEIIFDKVLIEEIKKYGKDVVAVVKGKPILNDATLEDAKIAKIDEVAKVITTGSDVIGIILEECSEEFLKEFESADLIIAKGMGNYESLTEYKIDKPIYHILKAKCRPVAINIGVEVGENVLLKR
- a CDS encoding 4Fe-4S dicluster domain-containing protein, producing the protein MAVTIDYNLCKGAECAECANNCPMEVFEIEGDKVVVARPEDCSYCGVCEDVCPTGAVKVEPE
- a CDS encoding HypC/HybG/HupF family hydrogenase formation chaperone; translation: MCLAIPCKVVEIIEEDGEKYAIAEYKGVKQKAKLTLLDKEVKIGDYILIHTGYALEVLSEEDAKLSLDAWEELFKALEEMEQ